In Acropora muricata isolate sample 2 chromosome 11, ASM3666990v1, whole genome shotgun sequence, one DNA window encodes the following:
- the LOC136888970 gene encoding uncharacterized protein, translating into MPASFETLGKTPRPTDDPPFTLKDLKAAIPSHCFERSTLKSFSYVAWDVSLAWLMYLCTGYFDHPYLPTWAGYVLWPLYWICQGCVCTGIWVLAHECGHYAFSDSKTVNDITGLALHTALLVPYHSWRISHAKHHRSTNDMDHDEVFVPSTKGELDAERVGALSLVGTIVNLLKLTLLGWPGYLLFHVSGRKYHTHTDHFNPNSPIFSEKEYKDVVISDLALIVWIGFLGYMSYLHSVTWLVKVYVIPYLIVNFWLVFITDLQHSDAAVPHYRGKQWKWLKGALCTIDRDYGVLNHVFHHIGDTHIAHHLFSYMPHYHAVEATKHLKKALGEYYYKDDTSIFKAFWLTQKYCRYVDNVGDILWYKHD; encoded by the coding sequence ATGCCGGCAAGCTTCGAGACACTCGGCAAGACGCCACGTCCGACCGATGATCCGCCTTTTACGTTAAAAGATTTAAAAGCTGCGATTCCGTCTCACTGCTTTGAACGCTCGACGCTGAAATCCTTCTCCTACGTCGCCTGGGATGTAAGCTTGGCTTGGCTCATGTATTTGTGTACAGGATATTTCGACCATCCTTACTTACCGACTTGGGCTGGGTACGTGCTGTGGCCGCTGTACTGGATTTGTCAAGGCTGCGTCTGCACCGGTATATGGGTTTTAGCTCATGAGTGTGGGCATTATGCGTTTTCTGACAGCAAGACTGTCAATGACATCACTGGGCTTGCGTTACACACGGCTCTCCTCGTGCCGTATCATTCATGGCGAATTAGTCACGCCAAGCACCATCGGAGCACGAATGATATGGATCATGATGAAGTATTCGTACCCAGCACTAAGGGAGAGTTGGATGCAGAAAGAGTGGGTGCCCTGTCCCTTGTTGGGACTATTGTGAACCTGTTGAAATTGACGCTGCTTGGTTGGCCTGGGTATTTGTTGTTTCATGTAAGCGGACGGAAATATCACACACACACCGACCATTTCAACCCCAATAGTCCAATATTCAGCGAAAAGGAATATAAAGATGTCGTCATCAGTGACCTGGCTTTGATAGTCTGGATAGGTTTCCTTGGATATATGTCATACCTGCATTCCGTAACATGGCTGGTGAAAGTATATGTAATTCCGTACCTCATTGTCAACTTCTGGCTGGTCTTTATCACTGACTTGCAGCACTCCGATGCAGCAGTTCCTCATTACAGAGGCAAACAGTGGAAATGGTTAAAAGGCGCACTTTGCACAATTGACCGGGACTACGGCGTCCTAAACCACGTGTTTCATCACATTGGAGACACGCATATCGCCCATCACCTCTTCTCTTACATGCCTCATTACCACGCTGTGGAAGCCACCAAGCATCTCAAAAAAGCTTTGGGTGAATATTACTATAAAGATGACACTTCGATTTTCAAGGCCTTTTGGTTGACTCAAAAGTACTGTCGTTATGTTGATAACGTGGGTGACATTTTGTGGTATAAACACGATTAA